A window from bacterium encodes these proteins:
- a CDS encoding NUDIX domain-containing protein, which produces MDGSTVVESFVSAGLVLGLPIDSDRLLEFASRPSKFDRNDFEPGHFTVSAVLADAEARQVYLIYHAKLERWLQPGGHIEATDTSIAAAAVREAEEETGFRLEEVSAIPVALSIHRIPAWGDEPSHLHLDLQYLFRTDGRGAASPAQLAGRWFALDSSEAAGALEHTRPRVLELLHG; this is translated from the coding sequence ATGGACGGTTCGACAGTTGTCGAGAGTTTTGTTTCGGCCGGGCTCGTGCTCGGGTTGCCGATCGATTCGGACCGGCTTCTCGAGTTCGCGAGTCGGCCGTCAAAGTTCGACCGAAACGATTTCGAGCCGGGTCACTTTACGGTCAGTGCCGTGCTCGCCGACGCGGAGGCGCGGCAGGTCTACCTGATCTATCACGCCAAGCTCGAGCGATGGCTCCAGCCCGGCGGTCACATCGAGGCCACGGACACTTCAATAGCGGCGGCGGCGGTTCGAGAGGCCGAAGAAGAGACCGGTTTCCGCCTAGAGGAGGTGAGCGCGATTCCGGTGGCTCTCAGCATTCATCGCATCCCCGCATGGGGCGACGAGCCGTCGCATTTGCACCTCGATCTTCAGTACCTTTTCCGAACCGACGGCCGTGGAGCTGCCTCGCCGGCTCAGCTGGCCGGACGTTGGTTCGCTCTTGACTCTTCTGAAGCGGCTGGCGCGCTCGAGCACACGCGCCCGCGCGTGCTCGAGCTTCTTCACGGCTGA
- a CDS encoding class II glutamine amidotransferase, translating into MCRYAAYLGPPLPLSELIYKPANSLVHQATDASLSRTRINADGFGVGWYSPEISSEPAVFKDTSPVWNNYNLGEIAGKVRSPCIVAHVRSAKSYDPVNRENCHPFRRGRLLWMHNGDIPGRARLTRQVSLLADDALLAQVRGNTDTEQAFTLFLTHLEWAQDCDPTTDQLARALEETLSQIVAWHLEAKDSRPLELNFCVTTGKALVASRFALAADSCPTLYWRSLTEESAGDSVVVASEPLSDLDGWSAVENGQILLVHPGLLVETRPLSFSTEARQESALA; encoded by the coding sequence ATGTGTCGCTACGCCGCCTACCTGGGGCCACCGCTTCCGCTGAGCGAGCTGATCTACAAGCCGGCCAACAGCTTGGTGCATCAGGCGACCGACGCGTCGCTGAGCCGGACACGAATCAACGCCGACGGGTTCGGTGTCGGCTGGTACTCGCCGGAGATCAGCTCCGAGCCCGCGGTGTTCAAGGACACGAGCCCGGTGTGGAACAACTACAATCTTGGAGAGATCGCCGGCAAGGTCCGTTCGCCTTGTATTGTGGCTCACGTCCGATCGGCCAAGTCCTACGATCCGGTCAATCGGGAGAATTGTCATCCGTTCCGGCGCGGGCGGCTGCTGTGGATGCACAACGGCGACATTCCGGGCCGAGCCCGGCTCACGCGCCAGGTCAGCCTTCTCGCCGATGACGCCCTCCTGGCGCAAGTGCGTGGCAACACCGACACCGAGCAGGCTTTTACCTTGTTCCTGACCCATCTCGAGTGGGCGCAGGATTGCGATCCGACGACGGATCAACTCGCCCGGGCCCTGGAGGAAACCTTGAGCCAGATCGTCGCCTGGCATCTCGAGGCGAAGGACTCTCGTCCACTGGAGCTCAATTTCTGCGTCACGACGGGTAAGGCACTGGTGGCCAGTCGCTTTGCTCTCGCCGCAGACTCCTGTCCGACCCTGTACTGGAGATCGCTAACCGAGGAGTCGGCTGGAGATTCGGTCGTGGTCGCCTCGGAGCCGCTGTCCGACCTGGACGGTTGGAGCGCGGTCGAAAATGGCCAGATCCTCTTGGTGCACCCCGGTCTCTTGGTCGAAACGCGCCCTCTGAGTTTCTCGACTGAGGCCCGCCAGGAATCCGCTTTGGCCTGA
- a CDS encoding beta-propeller fold lactonase family protein, with protein sequence MKNRIGPILLAAALTATASSGSLPAETLLVANKSDATVDLLDPVSGTKRATLPTGNAPHEIAVSPDGTTAVITNYGDRQKPGSSLTVVDIRRAEVLRTIGLGEHTRPHGVVWLSDETVAVTTEGSRHLLIVEPSSGAIRQAVETGQNISHMVAVAGSRAFVANIGSGTVTVIDLETGTKLSDIATGEGAEGIDVTPDGREVWVGNRGADTLSVIDPESLEILATVPCPGFPIRVRVTPDGSRVLVSAARSGEVVVFDRTERRELVRKAIDLSTVDGYEERLFGDRFGASPVPVGLVVSPNGDTAWVAATQADTVVVLGTEDLIVRGLLSAGREPDGMAWAP encoded by the coding sequence ATGAAGAACAGAATCGGGCCAATCTTGCTGGCGGCGGCTCTGACAGCCACCGCATCCTCCGGAAGCCTGCCGGCGGAGACCCTGTTGGTCGCCAACAAATCCGACGCCACGGTCGATCTCCTCGACCCTGTCAGCGGCACCAAGCGCGCCACCCTGCCGACCGGCAACGCCCCCCACGAGATCGCGGTCTCGCCGGACGGAACAACCGCCGTGATCACCAATTACGGCGATCGACAGAAGCCCGGCTCGAGCCTGACCGTGGTCGATATCCGGCGCGCGGAAGTCCTGCGCACGATCGGCCTCGGCGAGCACACCCGGCCGCATGGAGTCGTCTGGCTGTCGGACGAAACCGTGGCGGTCACCACCGAGGGCAGCCGGCATCTGCTCATCGTCGAGCCGTCGAGCGGAGCCATCCGCCAGGCGGTGGAAACCGGCCAAAACATCTCTCACATGGTGGCCGTTGCCGGTAGCCGCGCGTTCGTCGCCAACATCGGCTCCGGTACCGTGACCGTCATCGACCTCGAGACCGGCACAAAGCTCTCCGACATCGCCACCGGCGAGGGCGCCGAGGGTATCGACGTAACTCCCGATGGCCGAGAAGTCTGGGTCGGCAACCGCGGCGCGGACACTCTCTCGGTGATCGACCCCGAGAGCCTCGAGATTCTCGCCACCGTGCCATGCCCGGGCTTTCCGATCCGAGTCCGGGTGACTCCGGACGGATCGCGGGTACTGGTCTCGGCAGCCAGATCCGGAGAGGTCGTGGTCTTCGACCGGACCGAGCGCCGGGAGCTGGTTCGTAAGGCGATCGACCTGAGTACCGTGGACGGTTACGAAGAGCGGCTGTTTGGCGACCGCTTCGGCGCCAGCCCCGTGCCGGTCGGCCTGGTCGTTTCGCCCAACGGCGACACCGCCTGGGTCGCGGCGACCCAGGCCGACACCGTGGTCGTGCTCGGCACCGAGGACCTGATCGTCCGGGGCCTGCTCAGCGCCGGCCGTGAGCCCGACGGCATGGCCTGGGCGCCCTAA
- a CDS encoding symmetrical bis(5'-nucleosyl)-tetraphosphatase, with product MATFAIGDVHGCYRELTRLLAVMPIDWDRDRLWMVGDLVNRGPDSLRVLRWARRTSKEMGKRFQVVLGNHDLRLLAMAKGLVRPRSWDTSNEVLKSRHRDKLLSWLVERPLVYRRNDYLLVHGGLWPHWTARAAEKQARQVEVALRQGKRKARQLLDPTVHPSEMSEATAELYRSLEAFTRLRSCTHKGKSCSHDGPAIATPKGCMPWFEVPGRRSADVTVVCGHWAALGLRVQPGLFALDTGCVWGGALTAVRLEEPAVYSQRAL from the coding sequence ATGGCTACCTTCGCCATAGGGGACGTGCATGGCTGCTATCGGGAGCTGACTCGGCTGCTCGCCGTCATGCCGATCGATTGGGATCGCGATCGCCTCTGGATGGTCGGCGACCTCGTCAATCGCGGACCGGACTCGCTTCGAGTTCTGCGTTGGGCGAGACGTACATCCAAGGAAATGGGCAAGCGGTTTCAAGTCGTTCTCGGCAATCACGATCTGCGACTGTTGGCGATGGCAAAGGGCTTGGTTCGTCCGAGATCCTGGGATACCTCGAATGAGGTTCTGAAGTCCCGACATCGAGACAAGCTCTTGAGCTGGCTGGTCGAAAGGCCCCTGGTCTACCGCCGCAACGACTACCTTCTCGTGCACGGCGGTCTGTGGCCCCACTGGACGGCACGCGCGGCCGAAAAACAGGCACGCCAGGTCGAAGTTGCCCTCCGCCAGGGCAAGCGCAAGGCGCGCCAACTACTCGATCCAACCGTGCACCCCAGCGAGATGAGCGAAGCGACCGCCGAGCTCTACCGCTCACTGGAGGCCTTCACCCGGCTGCGCTCTTGCACCCACAAGGGGAAATCCTGCAGCCACGACGGACCGGCCATTGCGACACCCAAGGGGTGTATGCCCTGGTTCGAGGTCCCCGGCCGGCGAAGCGCCGATGTCACCGTCGTCTGTGGCCACTGGGCCGCTCTCGGTCTTCGGGTGCAGCCGGGGCTCTTCGCCCTCGACACCGGCTGCGTGTGGGGAGGGGCGCTGACCGCGGTCCGTCTCGAAGAACCCGCGGTCTACTCCCAGCGTGCGCTCTAG
- a CDS encoding aminotransferase class III-fold pyridoxal phosphate-dependent enzyme: MAEISPDDPILANLLSSEYGISGSITALAGENDNFLVVDPSGERFVLKLNGDQQSTATLELEHLAVETLAASDLDLELPRIVPTRRGTIESAHEAGEHEIRGRLLRFVAGTAWGDAGPASSALRRDLGRCLARVTSALEQAHPSGPRRTHRWDLTAAAGHRRAVARVDDAARRALLDRAFVLFSASAKPFLDEMRHSLIHGDLNDENLLVAAGRVVGLLDFGDCLVNPAVCELAIALAYALLDEPHPLEAGAEIVASYHRERPLTSRELEVLFPLICGRLAASLSIAAERRRIDPERASWFATEERAWRALERYAEIDPLTAADALSAGTGVEVFADRSLPRDEILRGRRRRFSTALSLTYAEPIAFSRGRRQFLFDERERPYLDMYNNVCHVGHCDPRVVEAGYRQMRKLNTNSRYLYDQMVEYADRLCSLLPAPLERCFFVNSGSEANELALRLARTHTGRRDMLVVDGAYHGHTNTMVEISPYKFLGDGGCGRPEEWVHVVPIADGYRGEFKGLGRETGLAYARQIEETILSLERLLAGFITESLLSCGGQVVPPEGYLEAAFAHVRNAGGVCIADEVQVGFGRVGAHFWGFELSNVVPDVVVMGKPIGNGHPMAAVITTREIADSFAAAGMEFFTTCGGNPVSCAIGTAVLDVIEDERLQQNALEVGTHLRDSLRELLGRHRLVGDVRGVGLFIGIELVLDHETLEPAPEETSVLVNQLRQRGILTGVDGPFHNVVKIKGPMVIDHDDADLFVRAVDDVLTTMSFA; this comes from the coding sequence ATGGCAGAGATCAGCCCTGACGATCCAATTCTCGCGAATCTGCTCTCGAGCGAATACGGGATCTCCGGCTCGATCACCGCGCTGGCGGGAGAAAACGACAACTTCCTGGTGGTCGACCCGAGCGGTGAGCGCTTCGTGCTCAAGCTCAATGGCGACCAGCAGTCCACCGCCACCCTGGAGCTCGAGCATCTGGCCGTGGAGACCCTGGCGGCGTCCGATCTGGATCTCGAGCTGCCGCGGATCGTCCCCACGCGCCGGGGCACGATCGAGTCGGCTCACGAGGCCGGCGAGCATGAGATCCGTGGCCGGCTGCTGCGTTTCGTCGCGGGCACGGCGTGGGGCGACGCGGGCCCGGCGTCGAGCGCGCTGCGCCGGGACCTCGGACGCTGCCTGGCCCGGGTCACCTCAGCGCTGGAGCAGGCTCACCCGAGCGGCCCGCGGCGCACGCATCGCTGGGACCTGACCGCGGCCGCCGGGCACCGCCGGGCGGTCGCTCGAGTCGACGACGCGGCCCGCCGCGCCCTGTTGGATCGCGCGTTCGTCCTCTTCAGTGCTTCGGCCAAGCCCTTTCTGGACGAGATGCGACATTCGCTGATTCACGGTGACCTCAACGACGAGAATCTCCTGGTCGCCGCGGGCCGGGTGGTGGGTCTACTCGATTTCGGGGATTGCCTGGTGAACCCGGCGGTCTGCGAGCTCGCGATCGCCCTGGCCTACGCACTGCTCGATGAGCCGCATCCGCTCGAGGCCGGAGCCGAGATCGTGGCGAGCTATCACCGAGAGCGTCCCTTGACGTCCCGTGAGCTCGAGGTTCTGTTTCCCTTGATCTGCGGCCGGCTGGCGGCGTCCCTGTCGATCGCCGCCGAGCGACGGCGAATCGACCCGGAGCGCGCTAGCTGGTTCGCGACCGAGGAAAGAGCATGGCGCGCGCTCGAGCGCTATGCCGAGATCGACCCACTAACGGCCGCCGACGCGCTCTCCGCCGGCACCGGCGTCGAGGTCTTCGCCGATCGGTCTCTGCCGCGAGACGAGATCCTCCGGGGCCGTCGCCGCCGCTTTTCCACTGCCCTTTCGCTTACCTATGCCGAGCCGATCGCCTTCTCGCGCGGTCGCCGACAGTTTCTCTTTGACGAACGCGAGCGACCCTACCTCGATATGTACAACAACGTCTGCCATGTCGGGCACTGCGACCCGCGGGTGGTCGAGGCCGGTTACCGGCAGATGCGGAAGCTCAACACGAATTCCCGCTACTTGTACGACCAGATGGTCGAGTACGCGGATCGTCTGTGCTCGCTGCTGCCGGCGCCGCTCGAGCGCTGCTTCTTCGTCAACTCGGGCTCCGAGGCCAACGAGCTCGCGCTGCGTCTCGCCCGAACCCATACCGGCAGGCGAGACATGCTGGTGGTGGACGGCGCTTATCACGGCCATACCAACACGATGGTCGAGATCAGCCCGTACAAGTTTCTGGGAGACGGTGGCTGCGGGCGACCTGAAGAGTGGGTCCACGTGGTGCCGATCGCCGATGGCTATCGTGGCGAGTTCAAGGGACTCGGACGCGAAACCGGATTGGCCTACGCCCGCCAGATCGAAGAGACGATTCTCTCTCTCGAACGACTCCTTGCCGGCTTCATCACCGAGTCGTTGCTGTCCTGCGGCGGTCAAGTCGTTCCCCCGGAAGGTTACCTGGAGGCCGCGTTCGCTCATGTACGCAACGCCGGAGGCGTTTGTATCGCCGACGAGGTGCAGGTCGGCTTCGGGCGCGTCGGTGCTCACTTCTGGGGCTTCGAGCTGTCGAACGTCGTTCCGGACGTCGTCGTCATGGGGAAGCCGATAGGTAACGGTCACCCTATGGCGGCGGTGATCACCACCCGGGAGATCGCCGATTCGTTTGCCGCGGCCGGCATGGAGTTCTTCACCACCTGCGGTGGCAATCCGGTCTCCTGTGCCATCGGAACCGCGGTCTTGGACGTTATCGAGGACGAAAGGCTCCAGCAGAACGCGCTCGAGGTCGGGACGCATCTCCGAGATTCCCTGCGCGAGCTGCTGGGTCGTCACCGCCTTGTCGGAGACGTTCGAGGAGTCGGTCTCTTCATAGGGATTGAGCTGGTTCTAGACCACGAGACTCTCGAGCCGGCTCCTGAGGAAACCTCCGTTCTGGTCAACCAATTGCGGCAGCGGGGCATCCTGACCGGCGTCGACGGCCCGTTTCACAACGTCGTCAAGATCAAGGGGCCGATGGTGATCGACCACGACGACGCCGACCTGTTCGTCCGGGCGGTCGACGACGTGCTCACGACCATGAGCTTCGCCTAG
- a CDS encoding cytidylate kinase-like family protein, with product MPWKLSSDSRISAQALERQMKNWELSRLQRLGNAATVQQEVEDFITISRQVGIASEDLAQSLGSQLGWPVFGRGLLEAMAGDDDVRRRIYHSMDERDLRWWEEALRSLVERDFDVNDYFHRLSHTVLSLARQSSCIFVGRGCDLMLPRTLGLRVRLVAPLQQRIESLAENLGLGAAAARRELNRIESDRAEFLNHHFRAQAEDPTRADLTVNLDRWEPQAAIELILAARAMRSEARALQP from the coding sequence ATGCCTTGGAAGCTCAGCAGCGATAGCCGAATCTCGGCGCAAGCTCTCGAGCGTCAGATGAAGAACTGGGAGCTCTCGAGACTCCAGCGGCTCGGGAACGCGGCGACCGTTCAGCAGGAAGTCGAGGACTTCATTACCATTTCCAGGCAGGTCGGAATCGCTTCCGAGGATCTCGCTCAGTCCCTCGGAAGCCAACTCGGCTGGCCGGTTTTCGGGCGCGGCCTGCTCGAGGCGATGGCCGGAGACGACGACGTCCGACGACGCATCTATCACTCGATGGACGAGCGCGACCTACGCTGGTGGGAAGAGGCGCTGAGATCGCTCGTCGAACGCGATTTCGACGTCAACGACTACTTTCACCGGCTCAGCCACACGGTGCTTTCCCTCGCCCGCCAGAGCTCGTGCATCTTCGTGGGCCGGGGCTGCGACCTCATGCTGCCACGCACTCTCGGCCTGAGAGTTCGCTTGGTGGCCCCACTCCAGCAGCGGATCGAGTCCCTGGCCGAGAACCTCGGCCTGGGCGCCGCTGCGGCTAGACGAGAGTTGAACCGTATCGAGAGCGACCGCGCCGAGTTCCTGAATCATCATTTTCGCGCCCAGGCCGAAGACCCGACGCGGGCGGACTTGACCGTCAACCTGGACCGCTGGGAACCGCAGGCGGCGATCGAGTTGATCCTCGCCGCTCGAGCCATGAGATCCGAAGCCCGGGCTCTTCAGCCGTGA